In a single window of the Globicephala melas chromosome 10, mGloMel1.2, whole genome shotgun sequence genome:
- the TXN2 gene encoding thioredoxin, mitochondrial, with protein MAQRLLLRRFLASVICREPSQSRWAPRASRALQTPQRSPSNLTVTPSQARSIHTTRVCTTTFNIQDGPDFQDRVVNSETPVVVDFHAQWCGPCKILGPRLEKVVAKQHGKVVMAKVDIDDHTDLAIEYEVSAVPTVLAIKNGDVVDKFVGIKDEDQLEAFLKKLIG; from the exons ATGGCTCAGCGGCTTCTCCTGAGGAGGTTCCTGGCCTCCGTCATCTGCAGGGAGCCCTCTCAGAGTCGGTGGGCACCCCGTGCGTCCAGGGCCCTGCAGACCCCACAGCGCAGTCCCAGTAACCTGACAGTAACACCCAGCCAAGCCCGGTCAATACACACCACCAGAGTCTGTACAACGACCTTTAACATCCAGGATGGACCAGACTTTCAAGACCGAGTTGTCAACAGTGAGACACCAGTGGTTGTGGATTTCCATGCACA GTGGTGTGGTCCCTGCAAGATCCTGGGGCCAAGGTTAGAGAAGGTGGTGGCCAAGCAGCATGGAAAGGTGGTGATGGCCAAGGTGGATATTGACGACCACACAGACCTCGCCATAGAGTATGAG GTGTCAGCTGTGCCCACCGTGCTGGCCATCAAGAATGGAGACGTGGTGGACAAGTTTGTGGGCATCAAGGATGAGGACCAGCTGGAGGCGTTCCTGAAGAAGCTGATTGGCTGA